The Anaeromicrobium sediminis genome window below encodes:
- a CDS encoding YkvI family membrane protein, with amino-acid sequence MKNILKIICIYVGTVIGAGFASGQEMMTFFSRYREKGFIGIYISIIFFTVISSYVLNYVYAYNIYSYEKWLERIVGKSLCRVLNSMIILFLFSIYCVMLAGTGTLLESFFNCSPLVGAVIMSILLFIIFVSNLEGLGLANMIIVPVIFIGMLILGIRAIGVEAVINIPNSINMTGNYLVSSILYVSYNSIGLVAILFSMRPFMKRRYEGILGALGGSLVLGVMMLIIHKTTNMNYAQLKGAQIPMLEVGKSLGIEFYTMYGIILLGAMFTTAAANGYIVVDYMKKKLKLNHIVVSALFCIITIPLSNFGFKSLVSILYPIFGYIGVFTLIWILYRKIRVLL; translated from the coding sequence GTGAAAAATATATTAAAAATAATATGTATTTATGTGGGCACTGTAATAGGGGCTGGTTTTGCTTCGGGACAAGAGATGATGACTTTTTTTAGTAGGTATAGGGAAAAGGGATTTATTGGTATATATATAAGCATAATATTTTTCACAGTAATAAGTTCTTATGTGCTAAATTATGTGTATGCCTATAATATTTATTCCTACGAAAAATGGCTAGAAAGGATAGTAGGCAAGTCCCTGTGTAGAGTATTAAATTCTATGATAATACTATTTTTATTTTCAATTTATTGTGTAATGTTAGCTGGAACGGGAACATTACTTGAAAGCTTTTTTAATTGTAGTCCCTTAGTTGGAGCTGTTATTATGAGTATCCTCCTATTTATTATTTTTGTATCTAACCTAGAAGGGTTAGGTCTGGCTAATATGATTATAGTACCAGTCATATTTATAGGAATGTTAATTTTAGGAATAAGGGCTATTGGCGTAGAAGCAGTTATAAATATACCCAATAGTATAAATATGACAGGAAATTACTTAGTATCTAGTATTTTATATGTAAGTTATAACTCTATAGGTCTGGTAGCTATATTATTTTCTATGAGACCCTTTATGAAAAGAAGATATGAAGGAATATTAGGTGCCTTAGGAGGTTCTTTAGTACTAGGAGTAATGATGTTGATAATACATAAAACTACCAACATGAATTATGCTCAGCTAAAAGGCGCTCAAATCCCCATGTTAGAAGTAGGAAAATCTTTGGGAATTGAATTTTATACTATGTATGGAATAATTTTATTAGGAGCCATGTTTACTACAGCTGCTGCAAATGGATATATAGTAGTAGATTATATGAAAAAGAAATTAAAATTAAATCATATAGTTGTAAGTGCACTCTTTTGTATTATAACAATACCCTTATCAAACTTCGGATTTAAGAGTTTAGTAAGTATTCTATATCCTATCTTTGGGTACATAGGTGTTTTTACTTTAATATGGATTTTATATAGGAAGATTAGGGTCTTATTGTAG
- a CDS encoding sigma-54 interaction domain-containing protein, which translates to MKRGKQDFLKDMEYIDGITIIDRNGKILFSIKFNPWFHPEIVDGEEIIGKNLCEVFTNIDEDISTLFKAMELGRPIHRKKQSVVNIEGTKIVTMNTSLPIKGEGKIIGAIELSKDITKHKDRDTNMNVIQMNSQLFTNTNEMKKYLGPDRARYSLEDIVSNNTKMRELKYFVKKIAKGRSSVFIYGETGTGKELFAHAIHNESSRRDKPFIAQNCAAIPENLLESILFGTTKGSFTGSCDHPGLFELAEGGTLFLDEINSMPIHLQAKLLRVLQDGYIRRLGDRQERNVDVRIITASNMSFKKCIKEGYLREDIYYRLAAMSMLIPPLRERKEDIEILLNFFINKYNKLLEKHIKKVSKDVYNVLINYNWPGNVRELEHVIEYAMNIVDHTADEIEIEHIENMMKVIEEDHTQVNIRPLKEAISEVEKKLIKEAIKKTKGNVSEAARLLEIPRQTLQRKIRSYHII; encoded by the coding sequence ATGAAAAGAGGAAAGCAGGATTTTTTAAAAGATATGGAATATATTGATGGTATTACCATCATTGATAGAAATGGAAAAATATTATTTTCTATAAAATTTAATCCATGGTTTCATCCGGAAATAGTAGACGGGGAAGAAATAATTGGAAAAAACTTATGTGAGGTATTTACAAATATTGACGAAGATATAAGCACTTTGTTTAAAGCCATGGAGCTAGGAAGGCCAATTCATAGGAAAAAACAGAGTGTTGTAAACATAGAAGGAACAAAGATTGTTACAATGAATACATCTTTACCAATTAAAGGGGAAGGTAAAATTATTGGGGCTATTGAACTTTCAAAGGATATTACAAAACACAAAGATAGAGATACGAATATGAACGTTATTCAAATGAATTCTCAACTCTTTACTAATACAAATGAAATGAAAAAATACTTAGGGCCTGATCGGGCAAGGTATTCTTTAGAAGATATTGTTTCAAATAATACAAAAATGAGGGAGTTAAAGTATTTTGTAAAAAAGATTGCAAAAGGAAGGTCTTCTGTTTTTATTTATGGAGAAACTGGAACAGGAAAAGAATTGTTTGCCCATGCCATTCATAATGAAAGTAGTAGACGGGATAAACCTTTTATTGCACAAAATTGTGCTGCTATTCCCGAAAATCTATTAGAAAGTATCTTATTTGGCACAACAAAGGGAAGTTTTACAGGATCCTGCGACCATCCAGGGTTATTTGAATTAGCTGAGGGAGGAACCTTATTTCTAGATGAGATTAACTCTATGCCAATTCACCTACAAGCAAAATTATTAAGGGTATTACAAGACGGATATATTAGAAGATTAGGAGATAGACAAGAAAGAAATGTAGATGTGAGAATTATTACAGCATCAAATATGAGTTTTAAGAAATGTATAAAAGAGGGATATCTTAGAGAAGATATTTACTATCGATTAGCTGCTATGTCTATGCTTATTCCACCTCTTAGAGAAAGAAAAGAAGATATTGAAATTTTGTTAAATTTTTTCATTAATAAATATAATAAATTACTTGAGAAACATATTAAGAAGGTATCAAAGGATGTATATAATGTATTGATCAATTATAATTGGCCGGGAAATGTAAGAGAATTGGAACATGTAATAGAGTATGCTATGAACATTGTTGATCATACAGCTGATGAAATAGAAATAGAACATATTGAAAACATGATGAAAGTAATAGAAGAAGACCATACCCAAGTAAATATAAGACCATTAAAGGAAGCCATATCAGAGGTGGAAAAGAAACTAATTAAAGAAGCAATTAAAAAAACAAAAGGAAATGTTTCTGAAGCTGCACGATTATTAGAAATACCTAGACAAACTCTTCAAAGAAAAATAAGAAGTTATCATATTATATAA
- a CDS encoding PP2C family protein-serine/threonine phosphatase, with protein sequence MYRKYKRRLKTQKEFFQDILSNMTDWVRVVDKENKVLFINEPMKKSLGDIVGKECYRALNKTSPCKNCISNIGICKGTSFTKEEIVDGKIYSVVSSPVWDEEKKTYCAVEVFRDVTEQKKMEELIISQNQKMKKDLEFAKRLQLRLLPNDGEYNGLKIASKYTPSEHLGGDLFDVVEIDEENTGVYIADVSGHGVTSSMMTMFIKQTIKNLCESAVDPAYTLKNLYGQYQELGIESAYYITIFYGVYNKKNKTFKYANAGHNCLPVLISEDKIKELEISGIPICRLFEEVDYEQDIIELKKGDKILLYTDGISEAVHPKKGFFTNERVLKICQENKKKNVGILVYKLLRKVKEYTNNQIKDDIAMIAMEVL encoded by the coding sequence ATGTACAGAAAATACAAGAGAAGACTAAAAACTCAAAAGGAATTTTTTCAAGATATATTATCTAATATGACAGATTGGGTAAGGGTTGTAGATAAGGAAAATAAGGTTTTATTCATAAACGAGCCCATGAAAAAGAGCTTAGGTGATATTGTAGGGAAAGAATGTTATAGGGCCCTGAATAAAACTAGTCCCTGTAAGAATTGCATATCTAATATAGGAATTTGTAAAGGAACTTCATTTACCAAAGAAGAAATTGTGGATGGAAAGATCTATTCAGTGGTGAGTTCACCTGTTTGGGATGAAGAAAAGAAGACCTATTGTGCTGTTGAAGTATTTAGAGACGTGACGGAACAAAAGAAAATGGAAGAATTAATAATAAGTCAAAATCAAAAAATGAAAAAGGATCTAGAATTTGCAAAGAGACTACAACTTAGACTTCTTCCTAATGATGGAGAATACAATGGTTTAAAAATAGCTTCAAAATATACTCCTTCAGAACACCTAGGTGGGGATTTATTTGATGTGGTAGAAATAGATGAAGAAAATACAGGAGTGTATATTGCAGACGTATCTGGTCATGGAGTTACATCTTCCATGATGACCATGTTTATAAAACAAACTATTAAAAATTTATGTGAAAGTGCTGTAGATCCAGCATATACACTGAAAAACTTATACGGACAATATCAAGAGCTGGGAATTGAATCAGCCTACTATATAACCATTTTTTATGGTGTTTACAATAAGAAAAATAAAACCTTTAAATATGCTAATGCAGGACATAATTGTTTGCCCGTTTTAATAAGTGAAGATAAAATTAAGGAGTTAGAAATTAGTGGAATACCAATTTGTAGATTGTTTGAAGAAGTGGATTATGAACAAGATATAATAGAGTTAAAAAAAGGGGATAAAATTTTACTATATACAGATGGCATATCAGAAGCTGTTCATCCTAAAAAAGGTTTTTTTACTAATGAGAGAGTATTAAAAATTTGCCAAGAGAATAAAAAGAAGAATGTGGGCATTTTAGTGTACAAGCTTCTTAGAAAAGTGAAAGAGTATACTAATAATCAGATAAAAGATGATATTGCTATGATAGCAATGGAAGTATTGTAA
- a CDS encoding SpoVR family protein: protein MREYTVKELEKWNRKIEEIVNEEGLDYYPQEFEICSYEDMICYEAYVGMPSHYPHWSYGKTYERKKTLYKHNLEGLPYEMVINSNPCIGYLMRDNTLLLQILTMAHVYGHNDFFKNNRLFAEGTQAEYTIEMFKNHADRIRSYIQDPSIGYEGVERVLDAGHALRFQTSRVIGHKKISDEEIKKRILENYYSEIKVTSPLDEKKDIPFPNLEKIPLEPTEDIIGFMVEYSKLEDWEKDILNIVKEEADYFIPQIETKIMNEGWASYWHYKILNKLELPPTLHMEFLNRHNQVIRPFLGHINPYYMGFKIFNEIEAKYGRDKLFEVRKMERDNSFIRRYLTKELSSEMNLFQYGKRTKDYEIEEVADEEGWKEIRNTLANNTGIGSIPFIKVIEVSPKDQTLILEHEYDGRELELKYAYETLRYTATLWGGKVELKTTVDNVKKRIVCDENKKISLKRE, encoded by the coding sequence ATGAGAGAATATACAGTTAAAGAGTTAGAAAAATGGAATAGGAAAATTGAAGAGATTGTAAATGAAGAGGGATTAGATTACTATCCTCAAGAGTTTGAAATTTGCAGCTATGAAGACATGATTTGTTATGAAGCTTATGTAGGAATGCCTTCTCACTATCCCCATTGGAGCTATGGAAAGACTTATGAAAGGAAAAAAACCCTATATAAGCATAATCTAGAAGGGCTACCTTATGAAATGGTCATAAATTCTAATCCTTGTATAGGGTATTTGATGAGGGATAATACGCTGCTTTTACAGATTCTTACCATGGCCCACGTATATGGACACAATGACTTTTTCAAAAATAATAGATTGTTTGCAGAAGGAACTCAGGCAGAGTATACCATTGAGATGTTTAAAAATCATGCAGATCGTATCAGAAGCTACATACAGGACCCTAGTATTGGATATGAGGGAGTAGAACGTGTGTTGGATGCGGGTCATGCATTAAGATTTCAAACTTCAAGAGTAATAGGACATAAAAAAATCTCAGATGAGGAGATAAAGAAAAGAATCCTTGAAAATTATTATTCGGAAATAAAGGTTACAAGTCCTCTAGATGAAAAGAAAGATATTCCTTTCCCAAATTTAGAAAAAATTCCGTTAGAACCTACTGAGGATATTATTGGGTTTATGGTAGAATATTCAAAATTAGAGGATTGGGAAAAGGATATATTAAACATTGTGAAAGAAGAGGCCGATTATTTCATTCCACAGATAGAAACGAAAATTATGAATGAGGGATGGGCAAGTTATTGGCACTATAAGATTCTAAATAAATTAGAATTACCTCCAACACTCCATATGGAATTTCTAAATCGCCATAACCAGGTAATTAGGCCATTCTTAGGACACATTAACCCTTATTATATGGGATTTAAAATTTTCAATGAGATTGAAGCGAAATATGGTAGGGATAAACTGTTTGAAGTGCGTAAAATGGAAAGAGATAACTCTTTTATTCGAAGATACCTTACAAAAGAACTTTCCAGTGAGATGAATCTTTTTCAATATGGAAAGAGAACTAAAGATTATGAGATAGAAGAAGTAGCAGATGAAGAAGGTTGGAAAGAAATAAGAAATACCTTAGCAAATAACACAGGAATAGGATCAATTCCTTTTATTAAAGTGATAGAAGTATCACCAAAAGACCAAACTCTTATATTAGAGCATGAATATGATGGAAGGGAATTAGAATTAAAATATGCTTATGAAACATTAAGATACACAGCCACCCTTTGGGGAGGAAAAGTAGAATTAAAAACTACTGTTGATAATGTGAAAAAACGTATTGTATGTGATGAAAATAAAAAGATATCTTTAAAAAGAGAGTAA
- the yhbH gene encoding sporulation protein YhbH — protein MAIFREFDNRGRDRSAEDRRRHRKLVEDSIKKNIGNIIAEESIIGQSRDKKIKVPIKGIKEYQFIYGKNKKGTGSGTGNEKRGDKIGSDDMEQGQGQEQAGNAEGEDIFETEITIEELIQYLFDDLNLPFMQRKKFNEIESEKNFKRLGYQRKGIPPRLAKKRSVVERLKRKKGYERGKNQEVHNPEQVEENKRFPFKEDDLRYYRVREDVRRESNAVVICIMDTSGSMTLTKKYLARSFYFLLYQFVRLKYVHVEVVFVAHTTVGKEVSEKEFFHKGESGGTYISSGYDKALEIIEKRYNPEVWNVYAFHCSDGDNWSQDNKKAVESAKKLCETCNLFGYGEIKPGYYSRMSTIKSEFNMNVKYPNFSIVTMSRKEDIVPALRRLLDKEEGLKE, from the coding sequence GTGGCTATATTTAGAGAATTTGACAACAGAGGGCGGGATCGGTCAGCAGAAGATAGAAGAAGACATAGAAAGTTAGTAGAAGATTCTATTAAGAAGAATATAGGAAATATTATTGCTGAAGAGAGCATTATTGGACAGAGTAGAGATAAGAAGATAAAAGTTCCTATAAAGGGAATTAAAGAATATCAGTTTATATATGGAAAAAATAAAAAAGGAACTGGTTCAGGAACAGGAAACGAAAAAAGAGGAGATAAAATAGGCAGCGATGATATGGAGCAAGGTCAAGGGCAAGAACAAGCTGGAAATGCAGAGGGCGAAGATATTTTTGAAACAGAGATTACCATTGAAGAGTTGATACAGTATTTATTTGATGACTTAAATTTACCTTTTATGCAGAGAAAGAAGTTTAATGAAATTGAATCGGAGAAAAATTTTAAAAGACTAGGGTATCAAAGAAAAGGAATTCCGCCAAGACTTGCAAAAAAAAGATCAGTAGTAGAGCGACTAAAAAGGAAAAAAGGTTATGAGAGAGGAAAAAATCAAGAAGTTCATAATCCTGAGCAAGTAGAGGAGAATAAAAGATTTCCATTTAAAGAAGATGACTTAAGGTATTATCGTGTAAGAGAAGATGTTAGACGTGAAAGTAATGCAGTAGTAATTTGTATTATGGACACCTCAGGTTCCATGACCCTTACCAAAAAATATTTGGCTCGAAGCTTTTATTTTCTTTTGTATCAGTTTGTAAGATTAAAGTATGTTCATGTGGAAGTTGTATTTGTAGCTCATACGACCGTAGGTAAAGAAGTAAGTGAGAAAGAATTCTTTCATAAGGGGGAATCAGGAGGAACATATATTAGTAGTGGGTATGATAAAGCTTTAGAAATAATCGAAAAAAGATATAATCCTGAAGTATGGAATGTATATGCATTTCATTGTAGTGACGGAGACAATTGGTCTCAGGATAATAAAAAGGCTGTAGAGTCAGCAAAAAAACTGTGTGAAACCTGTAATCTTTTTGGATATGGAGAGATTAAACCAGGATATTATTCACGAATGAGTACTATTAAATCTGAATTTAACATGAATGTAAAATATCCAAACTTTTCGATTGTCACAATGTCAAGAAAGGAGGATATTGTTCCTGCTCTCAGAAGATTATTGGACAAAGAAGAAGGGCTTAAGGAATAA
- a CDS encoding PrkA family serine protein kinase encodes MMEFSEIIKKDREERRKQRFKGTFLDYLEILKESPSTCMLAHQRMYERIVEKGVDVINTEENPRLRRIYGNDIIKKYDFFKDDFFGIDKSLMKIVRYFKTAAMKGEESRQVLYLVGPVGAGKSSLMEALKRVLEMGPPVYAIKGCPMREEPLHLVPKHLREQFENLLNIKIEGDLCPICRYRLINEYNGEFERVPVETVDFSIRGRKGVGVVPPVDPNNQDTSVLVGSVDISKLDLYPEDDPRVLSLNGAFDVGNRGIVEFIEVFKNEVEYLHTMITATQEKSIPSPGKGPMIYFDGIILAHSNEAEWNKFKADHTNEAILDRIVKIEMPYCLELNEEVKIYNKVLKKSKFSAHIAPHTIEVASMFAILTRLTASSKVDPLTKLKIYNGEEIVEKGTTKKIDILELREEAQREGMTGISTRFIMKAIDTAMAETEHDCINPIAVLEVLVKSVKELSVGDEEKKKYLNFIQNVIKKEYHKILEKEVTKAFIHGYHEQAEDLFNNYLDHAEAFVNKTKIKDSSTGEELEPDEKFLRSIEEQIGITSSAAKGFRQDVTSYMFYLMRSGSKIEYTCYEPLKEAIEKKLTTSVKELSRVITRTKVRDKDQNKKYDAMVEEMKRNGYCDQCCNVILKYAANNLWKD; translated from the coding sequence ATGATGGAATTTTCAGAGATTATTAAAAAAGATAGAGAAGAAAGAAGAAAACAACGTTTTAAAGGAACATTTTTGGATTATCTTGAGATACTGAAAGAAAGTCCATCCACATGTATGTTAGCACACCAAAGGATGTATGAACGAATCGTAGAAAAAGGGGTAGATGTAATTAATACAGAAGAAAATCCTAGATTAAGAAGAATTTATGGTAATGATATCATCAAAAAGTACGATTTCTTTAAGGATGACTTTTTTGGTATTGATAAAAGTCTGATGAAAATTGTGAGATACTTTAAGACAGCAGCTATGAAAGGTGAAGAATCACGTCAAGTTCTTTACCTTGTGGGACCTGTAGGTGCAGGAAAATCTTCTTTGATGGAAGCATTAAAAAGGGTGTTAGAGATGGGCCCTCCTGTATATGCAATTAAGGGATGTCCTATGAGAGAAGAGCCTCTTCACTTAGTTCCAAAGCATCTTAGAGAACAGTTTGAAAATTTATTGAATATAAAAATCGAAGGAGACTTATGTCCTATTTGTCGATATAGATTAATAAATGAATACAATGGCGAATTTGAAAGAGTTCCTGTAGAGACAGTAGATTTTAGTATTCGAGGAAGGAAAGGAGTAGGGGTAGTTCCCCCAGTTGATCCTAATAATCAAGACACTTCTGTTCTTGTAGGGTCTGTAGATATATCAAAATTAGATTTATATCCTGAAGATGATCCAAGAGTATTATCTTTAAATGGAGCATTTGATGTTGGAAATCGTGGAATTGTAGAATTTATAGAGGTGTTTAAGAATGAGGTTGAGTATCTTCATACAATGATCACTGCAACACAAGAAAAGAGCATACCATCTCCTGGTAAAGGCCCTATGATATATTTTGATGGTATTATTTTAGCCCATTCAAATGAGGCAGAATGGAATAAGTTTAAAGCTGATCATACCAACGAAGCTATTTTAGATAGAATTGTTAAAATTGAGATGCCTTATTGTCTTGAATTGAATGAGGAAGTAAAGATTTATAATAAGGTTTTGAAAAAGAGTAAGTTCAGTGCCCATATTGCACCTCATACGATTGAAGTAGCCTCTATGTTTGCAATTTTAACGAGACTTACTGCTTCATCGAAAGTTGACCCTCTTACAAAACTAAAAATTTACAATGGAGAAGAAATCGTAGAAAAAGGAACTACTAAAAAAATAGATATACTAGAACTACGAGAAGAGGCACAAAGAGAAGGGATGACAGGAATATCTACAAGATTTATTATGAAAGCCATAGATACTGCAATGGCAGAAACAGAACATGACTGTATTAATCCTATTGCAGTACTAGAAGTATTAGTAAAATCAGTAAAAGAATTGTCAGTTGGCGATGAGGAAAAGAAAAAATATTTAAATTTCATTCAAAATGTTATTAAAAAAGAATACCATAAAATATTAGAAAAAGAAGTAACAAAAGCATTTATACATGGATACCATGAGCAAGCGGAGGATCTATTTAATAATTATCTAGATCATGCTGAAGCTTTTGTTAATAAGACAAAAATTAAAGATAGCAGTACAGGTGAAGAGTTAGAACCAGATGAAAAATTCTTAAGATCTATAGAAGAGCAGATTGGTATTACTAGCAGTGCGGCGAAAGGATTTAGGCAAGATGTGACGTCTTATATGTTCTATTTGATGCGCAGTGGCAGCAAAATTGAGTATACATGTTATGAGCCTTTAAAGGAAGCAATTGAGAAAAAGCTAACAACATCTGTAAAGGAATTAAGCAGAGTAATTACCCGTACGAAAGTAAGAGATAAAGATCAGAATAAAAAGTATGATGCCATGGTAGAAGAAATGAAAAGAAATGGATATTGTGACCAATGCTGCAATGTGATTCTAAAATATGCTGCAAACAATTTATGGAAAGATTAA
- a CDS encoding alanine dehydrogenase codes for MIIGVLKEIKSGESRVIMTPIEAGELVEDGHKVLVQSNAGANAGFEDSEYTAVGAEIKENMKDIYEASDMVVKVKEIEPIEYGLIKEGQIIFACIHPAANREEVDALIKRRAIAFTAEDTHRFGSPNCEVAGKLGALMGVHYLLSINGGRGQLICGIGGAPGAKVLVLGAGIVGKGAAQIVSSLGAQVTLMDINIGILRHSEEIFPKNVQTMFSNQQNIKKILPNIDLVINCVKWPKHREDHLITKDMLKIMKKGSVIVDVSADVGGAIETYRPTSHETPTYVIDGVIHYGVDNIPGAAPHTTSIAYAASVFPHLRAIANDGIVEAVKKDGYLRRSLTAFKGVLTHEETSVIQNRPWKTPEEVLGLIDCNYLDYVPKATSTKEKKKNIK; via the coding sequence ATGATTATTGGTGTGTTAAAGGAAATCAAAAGTGGAGAGTCACGTGTCATTATGACACCAATAGAAGCTGGAGAACTTGTGGAGGATGGACATAAGGTTCTAGTTCAAAGTAATGCGGGGGCTAATGCAGGATTTGAAGACAGCGAATATACTGCTGTTGGAGCAGAAATTAAAGAAAATATGAAAGATATTTATGAAGCTAGTGACATGGTAGTAAAAGTAAAAGAAATTGAACCCATAGAATATGGATTAATTAAAGAAGGACAGATTATTTTTGCCTGTATACATCCAGCTGCAAACAGAGAAGAGGTAGATGCTTTAATTAAAAGAAGAGCCATTGCATTTACAGCAGAGGACACCCATAGATTTGGTTCTCCTAATTGCGAAGTGGCAGGAAAGTTAGGGGCACTTATGGGAGTGCATTATCTCCTTAGCATTAATGGGGGAAGAGGACAGTTAATATGTGGCATTGGAGGAGCTCCAGGGGCTAAGGTACTAGTTTTAGGAGCAGGTATTGTGGGAAAAGGAGCAGCTCAAATTGTATCATCATTAGGAGCTCAAGTAACTCTTATGGATATTAATATTGGTATACTAAGACACAGTGAAGAAATTTTTCCTAAAAATGTGCAAACTATGTTCTCTAATCAACAGAACATAAAAAAAATATTACCTAATATAGATTTGGTAATCAATTGTGTTAAATGGCCAAAGCATAGGGAGGATCATTTAATTACCAAAGATATGTTAAAAATTATGAAAAAGGGTAGCGTTATAGTGGATGTTAGTGCAGATGTAGGTGGAGCTATTGAAACATATAGACCGACAAGTCATGAAACTCCTACCTATGTAATAGATGGAGTTATACATTATGGAGTAGATAATATACCGGGAGCTGCGCCACATACCACCTCTATTGCTTATGCGGCATCCGTTTTTCCTCATTTAAGGGCTATTGCAAATGATGGAATTGTAGAGGCTGTGAAGAAAGATGGTTATTTAAGAAGGAGCTTAACTGCTTTCAAAGGGGTACTTACTCATGAAGAGACTAGTGTTATTCAAAATAGACCATGGAAAACACCAGAGGAAGTATTAGGATTGATAGATTGTAATTATTTAGATTATGTACCAAAAGCTACAAGCACAAAGGAAAAGAAAAAAAATATAAAATAA
- a CDS encoding Na+/H+ antiporter NhaC family protein, translating into MEPATTMGIISLLPATIAIILAFKTRNTVFSLAVAIFIGVLATGKGLMGFPTILKTSLGTTSFSWILLLELFIGIVIAFFQRTGAIQGFTQIMEDKKLSRKKIQLTAWVMGMFVFFSDYFSPLFVGSTMRSLTDKAKISREKLAYIADSTSAPVSVLAPITGWAVFISGLLVGMGPVENAEQAMMVFTKAVPFNFYAIIAVVLVGLFAMGIIPDFGPMKKAEERAMKEGKVLRDGAEPLLGEELTDTPPYEGIKTHVFWDFIFPVLIVITIAIGTFITLKSAKTMEAFLAAAVILGIIMRIQGVPFNDIMKTAMSGMKGVMPAIIILALSYTINALSKEMGTANYIISVTESWLTPNLLPFITFIIAATISFSTGTSWGTFAIVMPIAAPLAFSFSGNEVSVLVLATVAAVAGGGVFGDHCSPLSDTTILASTGAAADHIDHVKTQIPYALSAAILASIVYLIIGFVAI; encoded by the coding sequence ATGGAGCCAGCTACAACAATGGGAATTATATCTTTATTACCAGCTACAATAGCTATTATTCTTGCCTTTAAAACAAGGAATACTGTTTTTTCATTGGCAGTGGCCATATTTATTGGTGTTTTGGCCACTGGAAAGGGATTGATGGGTTTTCCTACCATATTGAAAACTTCCCTTGGAACAACAAGCTTTTCTTGGATTTTATTGCTGGAACTGTTTATTGGTATAGTTATAGCATTCTTTCAAAGGACAGGAGCTATTCAAGGGTTTACTCAAATTATGGAAGATAAGAAATTAAGTAGGAAAAAAATTCAATTGACCGCCTGGGTAATGGGAATGTTTGTATTCTTTAGTGACTATTTCAGTCCTCTATTTGTAGGTTCAACCATGAGGAGTTTGACAGACAAAGCAAAAATATCTAGAGAAAAACTTGCATATATTGCAGATTCCACATCAGCACCAGTAAGTGTTTTAGCACCGATTACTGGATGGGCAGTATTTATTTCAGGATTATTAGTGGGCATGGGGCCAGTAGAAAATGCAGAGCAGGCCATGATGGTATTCACAAAGGCAGTGCCCTTTAATTTTTATGCAATTATTGCAGTAGTATTGGTAGGATTATTTGCAATGGGCATTATACCTGATTTTGGGCCTATGAAGAAAGCTGAAGAAAGGGCGATGAAAGAAGGTAAGGTATTAAGAGATGGAGCAGAACCTCTTTTAGGAGAAGAGTTGACGGATACACCTCCTTATGAAGGAATAAAGACCCACGTATTTTGGGATTTTATATTCCCCGTATTAATTGTTATTACTATTGCCATTGGAACTTTTATTACATTAAAGTCAGCAAAGACTATGGAGGCCTTCCTTGCAGCTGCAGTTATATTAGGTATTATTATGAGAATTCAGGGAGTACCTTTTAATGATATTATGAAGACTGCCATGTCAGGTATGAAAGGAGTTATGCCTGCAATTATTATCCTGGCCCTTTCTTATACAATTAATGCCTTAAGTAAGGAAATGGGAACAGCAAACTACATTATTTCAGTAACAGAAAGTTGGTTAACTCCAAATCTACTTCCTTTTATTACCTTTATAATTGCAGCAACGATTTCCTTTTCAACAGGAACGTCCTGGGGAACATTTGCCATTGTTATGCCTATTGCAGCACCATTAGCCTTTAGCTTTAGTGGAAACGAAGTGAGTGTGTTGGTATTAGCAACTGTAGCGGCAGTTGCAGGAGGAGGAGTATTTGGAGATCATTGTTCACCCCTTTCAGACACAACAATTCTTGCATCAACGGGAGCTGCTGCTGATCATATTGACCACGTAAAAACTCAAATTCCATATGCCTTATCAGCAGCCATATTGGCATCGATTGTATATTTAATAATTGGATTTGTAGCCATCTAA